DNA sequence from the Rhizobium sp. ARZ01 genome:
ACGAATGAGTTGATGAGCCATAACGACTGGATCCCGACGCTCTGCTCGATCGCCGGCGAGCCGGACATCATCGGCAAGCTGAAGCAGGGCTACACGGCCAACGGCCTCGACTACAAGGTGCATCTGGACGGGTATGACCAATCGCAGTTCCTGCGCACCGTGCGGGGAACGGCGATTGTCAACAACGGCGTGAAGAGCGCCCGCGACAGGTACTACTATTCCGACGATGATGGCCTGCTCGTCGCCTACCGGCAGGGCGACTACAAGTACGTCTTCTCCGAGCAGCGCAAGGAAGGCACAATGGGTGTGTGGGCCGAGCCGTTCACGACGTTGCGCCTGCAGAAGATCTTCAATCTGTATCAGGATCCGTTCGAGCGCGCCGACATCACCTCTAACACTTTCTGGGATTGGCAGCTCAACCACGTCGGCTCGATGTACGGGGTGATGGACGAGATTTTCCAGTTCGTCGAGACGTTCAAGGATTTTCCGCCGCGCTCGTTCCCGCCGAGCTTTAACCCGGCCAATATCATGGAGACGACGATGGACGGCATGAAGCAGCGTCAGGCCCTGAAGCAGAACCTCGACCTCGAGCGCATCCGCGGCGGGCTCAACCAGATGATCGACGACGCGCTGCAACAGCGCGCGACGGGCCAGTGAACCTCGCTGACCGGCTCACCGATCGGGCGGGCCGGTCGGCCTTATCTTGGCGGACGTGGTTGGAGTGATCTTTGCTCGCGGTGGCACGCCGCGGGTCAGAATGTCGGCGGGGTGTTGATCCAGATGAGCACGGTCTCGCCGTCATGGCGGTTGCTCCAGGAGTGATGGCGGCGGCTGTCGAAATAGAGGGAATCGCCGGTGCCGAGGTCATGGAACTCGTCGCCGTCGAGCACGATCTCCACGCGGCCCGAGAGCACGTGGATGAATTCCTCGCCTTCGTGGTGATAGGCTCCGTCGCTGGAGGCGCCGGGCGAGAGCACGAAGCGGTGGCAGTCCATCATATTGCGGCCGTCGGCCAACACCTGAACGACGACGCCCGGCGATGTCTCCGGCCAGAATTTCCAATCCCCTGCCCGCACGACGCTGCGTCGCTCCGCCTCGTCCTCACCGGAGAGCTTGGAGACAGTCGTACCGTAATACTCTGCAAGGTCGTGCATCACACGGAACGTCACCCCTTGCGAGGTGCGCTCGAAGGTGGAGAGGACCGAGGTGGCGATGCCGATATCGCCAGCCACCTGCTCCAGCGTCTTGCCCGCCGTGTGGCGCAGTGACCGGAACTTGCGGCCGACCCCCTGCGGAGCGTCGCCTTCGGCGAGTGAGGTGGATGAACTCTGTTCAGAAGCAGCGTCCTCTGCCTCCAGCGCCTCGCGTATCGCAGCCGGATTCAGCCCGCGCTCGGAGCGGAACCACGCGATCCGCTTCAGCCGGGCGACGTCGTCGCCGCTGTATTGCCGGTGTCCGGTGTCGGAGCGGCCGGGAACAACGAGCCCCTGGCTTTCCCACAGGCGCAGCGTTGACGCGGAGACGCCGGCGAGGCGCGCAGCCTCTGCCACCTTGTAATGCACCGTTTCCGGCCCGTTCATGCCAATGAACCCTGATTCTTGTGTTATCCTGCCTTTATAGCAGCTTGCGGGTTGCAGGGACGGCCAGCCTTTCCGCGATAGGGGAAAAAAGCATTTGCCGTCCGCAAAAATACCCATTGCAATCTTACAGAAAAAATGTAGCTATTCCATCCGCATCTTGCAGAAAAAATGTAAGATATAAACTTCTTCCAGAGTAGGACGCCGTATCATGACCGCCACATCCCTTGCCGACCGTAGGAACGCCGCCATCTCCCGTGGGGTTGGCGTGACCACGCAGATCTACGCCGATCGCGCTGAGAATTCGGAAATCTGGGACAAGGAAGGCAAGCGCTATATCGACTTTGCCGCTGGCATCGCCGTCGTCAACACGGGCCACCGCCATCCGCGGGTCATCGAGGCAGTGAAGCAGCAGCTCGACCGCTTCACCCACACCTGCCACCAGGTCGTCCCTTACGAAAACTATGTTGAGCTCGCAGAACGCCTGAACCAGCTCGTACCGGGCAACTTCACAAAGAAGACGATCTTCGTCACCACCGGTGCCGAGGCTGTCGAGAACGCCGTCAAGATCGCTCGCGCCGCGACCGGTCGCCAGGCGGTCGTCGCCTTCGGCGGCGGCTTCCATGGCCGCACCTTCATGGGCATGGCGCTGACCGGCAAGGTCGTTCCCTACAAGGTCGGTTTCGGCGCAATGCCGGGCGACGTGTTCCACATCCCCTTCCCGGTCGAGCTGCACGGCCAGACGGCCGAGCAATCGATCGGCGCACTGAAGAAGCTGTTTGCCGCCGATGTCGACCCGAACCGCGTTGCCGCGATCATCATCGAGCCGGTGCAGGGTGAAGGCGGCTTCTACCCGGTCACGACCGCGTTCCTGAAGCAGCTTCGCGAGATCTGCGACCAGCACGGCATCCTGCTGATCGCCGACGAGGTCCAGACCGGCTTCGCCCGCACCGGCAAGCTGTTTGCCATGGAGCATCACGGTGTCGCCGCCGACCTGACGACGATGGCCAAGGGGCTTGGCGGCGGCTTCCCGATCGCAGCCGTGACCGGCCGCGCCGAAATCATGGATGCGCCCGGCCCCGGTGGTCTCGGCGGCACCTATGCCGGTAACCCGCTCGGCGTCGCAGCTGCCCATGCCGTTCTCGACGTGATCAAGGACGAGGATCTCTGCAACCGTGCGACCAGCCTCGGCAACCGCCTCAAGCAGCGCCTCGAATCGCTGCGCGAGAAGGCACCGGAAATCGTCGACGTGCGCGGCCCCGGCTTCATGAATGCCGTCGAATTCAACGACGCAACAACGAAGCTGCCGAGCGCGGATTTTGCCAACAAGGTGCGGCTGAAGGCGCTTAAGAAGGGCCTGATCCTGCTGACCTGCGGCGTACACGGCAATGTCATCCGCTTCCTTGCGCCGCTGACGGTTCAGGACAATGTCTTCGCCGAAGCGCTCGACATTCTCGAAGCATCGATCCTGGAAGCGCGCTCCGCCTAAGCAGGCGAAGCGCAACCAACCAAACCTTCAAGGTGGCGGCAACGCCCGGACAATCTGTCCGGGCGACCCCCGTTTTATGCCCCAGCACGGGCCTAGAGGTAAGTGAAATGGCCTTCTACGACGCACTGACCAAACACCTGAAGTCCGCCGACTTCCTGCGCGATTCCGGCTATGTCGACGGCAACTGGATCGGCGCCAATGGCGCTGAGAACTTCGACGTTTTCAATCCGGCGACCGGCGAAAAGCTGGCGACGCTGCCGGAAATGGGCGCAGCTGAAACAGCCGCCGCCATAGACGCCGCCTACAAGGCGCAAGGCGCCTGGGCGGCCCGCCCCGCCAAGGAACGCAGCGCGCTCTTGCGCAAATGGCATGATCTGATGATCACTCATGCCGACGAACTTGCCGCGATCCTGACGGCTGAAATGGGCAAGCCGCTGGCGGATGCCAAGGGCGAGATTCTCTATGCCGCTTCCTATGTCGAGTGGTACGCGGAAGAGGCCAAGCGCATTAATGGCGAGACGATCCCAGCGCCGTCTGTCGACAAGCGCATGCTTGTGATCAAGCAGCCCGTCGGTGTCGTCGGCACGATCACACCGTGGAACTTCCCCTCGGCGATGATCGCCCGCAAGGTCGCGCCGGCGCTGGCCGTCGGCTGCACGGTCGTCTCCAAGCCGGCTGAGCAGACGCCGCTTTCGGCGATTGCGCTTGCTGTGCTCGCCGAGAAAGCCGGAATTCCGGCCGGCGTCTTCAACGTGATAGTCGGAACCGACGGGCCGGCGATCGGCAAGGAACTCTGCTTCAATCCGAAGGTTCGCAAGATCTCGTTCACGGGTTCGACCGAAGTTGGCCGCATCCTGATGCGTCAGTGTTCAGACCAGATCAAGAAGGTGAGCCTCGAACTGGGCGGCAATGCGCCGTTCATCGTCTTCGACGACGCCGATATCGATGCGGCGGTCGAGGGGGCACTTGTCTCCAAGTACCGCAATGCCGGACAGACCTGTGTCTGCGCCAACCGCATCTACGTGCAGTCGAACGTCTATGAAGTCTTCGCCGAGAAGCTGGGCGCCAAGGTGAAGGCGCTTTCGGTTGGCAACGGCTTCGAAACGGGCGTCACCATCGGCCCGCTGATCGAGGAGGCCGCGATCGACAAGGTGGAAGCGCACATCGCCGACGCCGTTGCCAAGGGCGCCAAGGTTGCGGCTGGCGGCAAGCGCTTTGCCGGCGGAGGCACCTTCTTCCAGCCGACCATCCTGACCGGTGTCGATCGGACGATGAAGGTGGCGCGCGAGGAGACGTTTGGGCCGGTCGCCCCCCTCTTCCGCTTCGACACCGTCGAGGACGTTATAGCGCAGGCGAACGACACCGAATTCGGCCTTGCCGCTTACTTCTTCGCTGGCGACCTGAAGAAGGTCTGGAAGGTTGCGGAAGCGCTGGAGTACGGCATGGTCGGCATCAACACCGGCTTGATCTCTTCCGAAGCCGCACCCTTTGGCGGAATCAAGCAATCCGGGCTTGGCCGCGAAGGCTCCACCCACGGCGCCG
Encoded proteins:
- a CDS encoding MerR family transcriptional regulator; the protein is MNGPETVHYKVAEAARLAGVSASTLRLWESQGLVVPGRSDTGHRQYSGDDVARLKRIAWFRSERGLNPAAIREALEAEDAASEQSSSTSLAEGDAPQGVGRKFRSLRHTAGKTLEQVAGDIGIATSVLSTFERTSQGVTFRVMHDLAEYYGTTVSKLSGEDEAERRSVVRAGDWKFWPETSPGVVVQVLADGRNMMDCHRFVLSPGASSDGAYHHEGEEFIHVLSGRVEIVLDGDEFHDLGTGDSLYFDSRRHHSWSNRHDGETVLIWINTPPTF
- a CDS encoding 4-aminobutyrate--2-oxoglutarate transaminase, translating into MTATSLADRRNAAISRGVGVTTQIYADRAENSEIWDKEGKRYIDFAAGIAVVNTGHRHPRVIEAVKQQLDRFTHTCHQVVPYENYVELAERLNQLVPGNFTKKTIFVTTGAEAVENAVKIARAATGRQAVVAFGGGFHGRTFMGMALTGKVVPYKVGFGAMPGDVFHIPFPVELHGQTAEQSIGALKKLFAADVDPNRVAAIIIEPVQGEGGFYPVTTAFLKQLREICDQHGILLIADEVQTGFARTGKLFAMEHHGVAADLTTMAKGLGGGFPIAAVTGRAEIMDAPGPGGLGGTYAGNPLGVAAAHAVLDVIKDEDLCNRATSLGNRLKQRLESLREKAPEIVDVRGPGFMNAVEFNDATTKLPSADFANKVRLKALKKGLILLTCGVHGNVIRFLAPLTVQDNVFAEALDILEASILEARSA
- a CDS encoding NAD-dependent succinate-semialdehyde dehydrogenase, with translation MAFYDALTKHLKSADFLRDSGYVDGNWIGANGAENFDVFNPATGEKLATLPEMGAAETAAAIDAAYKAQGAWAARPAKERSALLRKWHDLMITHADELAAILTAEMGKPLADAKGEILYAASYVEWYAEEAKRINGETIPAPSVDKRMLVIKQPVGVVGTITPWNFPSAMIARKVAPALAVGCTVVSKPAEQTPLSAIALAVLAEKAGIPAGVFNVIVGTDGPAIGKELCFNPKVRKISFTGSTEVGRILMRQCSDQIKKVSLELGGNAPFIVFDDADIDAAVEGALVSKYRNAGQTCVCANRIYVQSNVYEVFAEKLGAKVKALSVGNGFETGVTIGPLIEEAAIDKVEAHIADAVAKGAKVAAGGKRFAGGGTFFQPTILTGVDRTMKVAREETFGPVAPLFRFDTVEDVIAQANDTEFGLAAYFFAGDLKKVWKVAEALEYGMVGINTGLISSEAAPFGGIKQSGLGREGSTHGADDYLEMKYLCMGNLA